In Brassica rapa cultivar Chiifu-401-42 chromosome A06, CAAS_Brap_v3.01, whole genome shotgun sequence, a single window of DNA contains:
- the LOC103875403 gene encoding PLASMODESMATA CALLOSE-BINDING PROTEIN 3: MRMLLGLLFLLALTGDSRATYCLCRDGVAEKDLQTSIDYACGALGDCNQIHEKGPCYQPNNVKGHCDWAVNSYFQRAGQVPGSCNFSGTATTSPNPPSTVVTGCIYPSSPGNAGTGAPGTPTFPGPPAFGPTGGFDPSGNGALSLITSIALTLGFSVIVFL, from the exons ATGAGAATGCTTCTTGGTCTCTTGTTTCTCTTGGCCTTAACCGGCGACTCAC GTGCAACTTACTGTCTATGCAGAGATGGAGTTGCAGAGAAAGATCTTCAAACGTCGATAGACTATGCATGTGGAGCTTTAGGAGACTGTAATCAAATCCACGAGAAAGGTCCTTGTTACCAACCCAACAATGTCAAGGGCCATTGTGATTGGGCAGTGAATAGCTATTTCCAAAGAGCTGGTCAAGTTCCTGGAAGCTGTAATTTCTCAGGAACTGCTACTACCAGTCCAAATCCTCCTTCAA CTGTGGTTACTGGTTGCATCTATCCTTCAAGTCCTGG AAATGCAGGGACAGGAGCTCCAGGGACACCGACCTTTCCAGGACCTCCTGCGTTTGGTCCGACCGGAGGTTTTGATCCATCAGGGAATGGTGCTTTGAGTTTGATCACTTCAATAGCACTCACACTTGGTTTCTCCGTCATTGTGTTTCTATAA